One genomic region from Rosa rugosa chromosome 1, drRosRugo1.1, whole genome shotgun sequence encodes:
- the LOC133733424 gene encoding uncharacterized protein LOC133733424 translates to MPYCDLVLSRRFPAPLEHGFLPGASRYSDRARLAFCRAISCSDIRIAADELSYELYAPNHFARQFGLVQLVPFPLYDAWNYNTSWRRLGPLSGPPPAQSTLALVDLPDWAKEIDSVDGAEEGYEAWWAEVSVNCWRQQHDELFAAIFGELRYPYTADVDLLARVPEDVAQAPPPAAEPAPRPARAPRQAQAGIVIREPPQEGNTPFSGSRAANTSQATGQSGKQKAVMTEPEDKESSSDDDDSQTVRTFCLSKSYFPHESNLIF, encoded by the exons atgccatactgcgacttagtgctgagtagaagattcccggctccgcttgaacacggatttctccctggcgcctctcgctacagtgatcgcgcgcgcttggctttttgccgcgcaatctcctgttcagacatcaggattgccgctgacgaactcagttacgagctctacgctcccaaccacttcgctcgccaattcggccttgttcaattagtgccattccctctgtatgatgcttggaactacaaCACTTCTTGGCGTAGACTTGGACCTCTctctgggcctccgccagcacaaagcacacTCGCACTGGTTgatctccctgactgggctaaagagattgactctgtggatggggctgaggaaggatacgaggcatggtgggcagaagtttctgttaactgctggaggcaacagCATGATGAGCTATTCGCTGCCATTTTCGGGGAACTGCGATACCCCTATACTGCCGACGTCGATCTACTTGCTCGCGTCCCTGAAGACGTTGCACAagctcctcctcctgctgctgagccggctccgcgacccgcgcgagccccacgtcaggcccagGCTGGTATCGTAATCCGCGAACCCCCTCAAGAG GGAAACACGCCATTTTCTGGCAGTCGCGCAGCCAACACTTCCCAAGCCACTGGCCAgtctgggaaacaaaaggcagtaatgacagagcctgaagacaaagaatcctcctctgatgatgatgactcgcAGACGGTAAGAACTTTCTGTTTGAGTAAATCATACTTCCCCCACGAATCAAACCTAAT
- the LOC133737050 gene encoding uncharacterized protein LOC133737050: MEDMRKRPGADVTTDDASSSSSAKRRRDQAQGGGGISVVPPVANDVVVADRGDVSVTPAVNDVVADNGDILAPPAVNGVVADSGDVSVPPAANDVVVENGDISVPPAMNGVAAVPPAVKDVVAESGDETASELSRLLETDYLSRNAVTAPARLTFSEHPSRSPKLFQTMSTSYITINGNEESCGSSFSDAESSVMASVDRTGRDVEQVRLDYEWYAAERWAEGHGESGFDDRAWDAADHSARERMVLNLDLNSEWDDAALARFVGEDLN, from the coding sequence ATGGAGGACATGCGGAAGAGGCCCGGAGCTGACGTCACGACCGACGACGCGTCGTCCTCGTCCTCCGCGAAGAGGCGGCGAGATCAGGCCCAAGGAGGCGGTGGCATTTCGGTTGTTCCTCCGGTAGCGAACGACGTCGTCGTTGCGGACAGAGGCGACGTTTCGGTTACTCCGGCAGTGAACGACGTCGTTGCGGACAACGGCGACATTTTGGCTCCTCCTGCAGTGAACGGTGTCGTTGCGGACAGTGGAGACGTTTCGGTTCCTCCTGCAGCGAACGACGTCGTTGTGGAAAACGGCGACATTTCGGTTCCTCCGGCAATGAACGGCGTCGCTGCGGTTCCTCCGGCTGTGAAAGACGTGGTTGCGGAGAGCGGCGACGAGACGGCGAGCGAGCTCTCGAGGCTTCTGGAGACGGACTACCTGTCGCGGAACGCGGTCACTGCTCCGGCGAGATTGACGTTCTCGGAGCACCCTTCCAGGTCGCCGAAGCTGTTCCAGACGATGTCGACTTCGTACATCACGATAAACGGGAACGAGGAGAGTTGCGGCTCGTCGTTCTCGGACGCCGAGTCGTCGGTGATGGCGAGCGTGGACAGGACCGGGCGCGACGTGGAGCAGGTGAGGCTGGACTACGAGTGGTACGCGGCGGAGAGATGGGCGGAGGGGCACGGCGAGTCGGGATTCGACGACCGCGCGTGGGATGCTGCCGATCATTCGGCGCGTGAAAGAATGGTGCTCAACTTGGACTTGAATTCGGAGTGGGACGACGCCGCGCTGGCCAGGTTTGTAGGTGAAGACCTCAATTGA
- the LOC133727069 gene encoding probable polyamine oxidase 5 — protein sequence MVAKKSRIVVIGAGMAGVTAANKLYTSGCEDLFELIVVEGGTRIGGRINTSEFGGDRIEMGATWIHGIGGSPVHKIAQEIKALESEQPWECMDGSSDEPKTIAEGGFEVSPTVVDPITTLFKNLMDYAQGKKVFEQSDEQDCNGDVEYMKLGDEASGVYCGNGGAGKLSVGSFLQKGLDAYWVSKKRKEEVNGCGEWSRESLEEAVFAMHESTQRTYTSAGDLLTLDYNAESEYRMFPGEEITIAKGYLSIVQSLASVLPPDVIQLGKRVTKVEWKAESTQLRMDQNGYESRPVKLHFSDGSVLLADHVIVTVSLGVLKAATHQNSGMFSPPLPCFKADAISRLGFGVVNKLFLQLSSTHVTKGQDFSKFPFLQMVFHREDSEFRLKKIPWWMRKTASLCPLYHNSSVLLSWFAGKEALELESLEDEEIINGVTATVSSFLSKPHKKERENSHSQLGNGHVNHDEENSEVKFANVLKSQWGSDPLFLGSYSYVAVGSSGEDLDTMAEPLPKLSSSDEAASATSPPSLQILFAGEATHRTHYSTTHGAYFSGLREANRLLQHYNHHVGV from the coding sequence ATGGTGGCCAAGAAATCTAGAATTGTGGTCATTGGAGCAGGAATGGCTGGTGTTACGGCAGCTAACAAGCTCTACACTTCTGGGTGTGAGGACTTGTTTGAGCTCATTGTTGTGGAGGGCGGGACTAGAATTGGAGGCAGAATAAACACTTCAGAGTTTGGTGGTGACCGGATTGAGATGGGTGCTACTTGGATCCATGGCATTGGAGGCAGCCCAGTTCACAAAATAGCTCAAGAAATCAAGGCCCTTGAGTCTGAGCAGCCATGGGAGTGCATGGACGGGTCCTCAGACGAGCCCAAGACCATTGCTGAAGGTGGGTTCGAGGTGAGTCCGACTGTGGTGGATCCCATTACTACTTTGTTTAAGAATCTGATGGATTATGCTCAGGGCAAGAAGGTGTTCGAACAAAGTGATGAACAGGATTGCAATGGAGATGTTGAGTATATGAAGCTTGGAGATGAAGCTTCCGGGGTTTATTGTGGCAATGGTGGTGCAGGGAAGCTTAGCGTTGGTTCATTTCTTCAGAAAGGGCTCGATGCTTATTGGGTTTcgaagaagaggaaggaggaggtGAATGGTTGTGGTGAATGGAGCAGAGAGTCGCTAGAAGAAGCGGTTTTTGCAATGCATGAGAGCACCCAGAGGACTTATACTTCAGCTGGTGACTTGTTGACTTTGGATTATAATGCAGAAAGCGAGTACAGGATGTTCCCAGGTGAAGAAATCACCATTGCTAAAGGTTACTTGAGCATAGTTCAATCACTAGCCTCTGTTCTACCACCTGATGTGATCCAATTAGGCAAAAGGGTCACCAAGGTTGAATGGAAGGCAGAGTCTACTCAGTTACGTATGGATCAAAATGGCTATGAGTCAAGGCCTGTGAAGCTACACTTTAGTGATGGGTCAGTTTTGCTGGCTGATCATGTTATTGTTACTGTTTCTTTGGGGGTACTTAAAGCTGCAACACACCAAAATTCAGGTATGTTCAGTCCTCCCTTGCCTTGTTTCAAAGCTGACGCAATATCAAGGCTTGGTTTTGGAGTAGTTAACAAGCTGTTTCTGCAACTGAGCTCCACCCATGTTACAAAAGGCCAAGATTTCAGCAAGTTCCCATTTTTACAAATGGTGTTTCACAGAGAAGACTCAGAGTTCAGGCTCAAGAAGATTCCATGGTGGATGAGGAAGACAGCTTCTCTTTGTCCACTGTATCACAATTCCAGTGTACTATTGTCTTGGTTTGCAGGGAAAGAAGCACTTGAGCTTGAATCACTCGAAGATGAAGAGATCATCAATGGAGTCACAGCAACAGTCTCTAGCTTTCTATCAAAACCCcacaagaaagagagagagaattctcATTCCCAATTAGGCAATGGGCATGTGAATCATGATGAGGAAAACTCCGAAGTGAAATTTGCAAATGTTTTGAAGAGTCAATGGGGTAGTGATCCTTTGTTTCTTGGATCCTACTCTTATGTTGCTGTTGGATCAAGTGGTGAGGATTTGGACACCATGGCAGAGCCATTGCCAAAGTTAAGCAGTTCTGATGAGGCTGCTAGTGCTACTTCACCTCCTTCACTTCAAATTCTGTTTGCAGGGGAAGCAACACACAGAACCCACTATTCCACAACCCATGGAGCTTACTTTAGTGGTCTTAGAGAAGCCAATAGGCTTCTCCAACATTACAACCACCATGTTGGGGTTTAG